From a single Lactococcus carnosus genomic region:
- a CDS encoding phage tail tip lysozyme: MGKHDQPSLIYTKKNAVKLALSTGTIAGAFALTTVTASADTYIVKAGDTLSGIAAKYDTSVSALSKLNNIQNIHHISINQKIETSQAVQVEPSKPAEQAATVNSESTVPTDASQASVNTATPAVTYVVKAGDTLGAISSKQGVSVAEIVKQSNLQDANLIYVGQTLLIKPEVKAKPRIVPKVIPAVTYKVKAGESLWQIANAEKVTIAEIVNHSGIHNANLIYVGQELIIKPAVTIYVGGALSISASDLAKQAGLSETAAQNAIDIANHLMGQEGFTVQGAAGTLAVAQRESGFNPEAINPSGGVAGIFQWSGWSNNINGNRWGRASEKTLSMPVQLELVSTELNSNFKNVKTLVGNATDPKQASLDWTVYYEGVALSDPQTKEKALLANAEKWYDLLKDHVTGTEADAVDVPFDVTKGAYSSTGNTYASGQCTWYVKDIFKARMGDYWGNAKDWAASAKREGVPVDHNPIANQTIAVFQPGSAGADATYGHVAVVIGVNGDSITIKEMNGAAGIGKTNTRVIPKSAATYIHMTY; the protein is encoded by the coding sequence ATGGGAAAACATGATCAACCATCGCTAATTTATACTAAAAAAAATGCAGTGAAACTCGCATTAAGTACTGGGACAATTGCTGGCGCATTCGCTTTAACGACTGTCACAGCATCCGCAGACACCTATATCGTAAAGGCTGGAGATACACTTTCAGGCATTGCGGCAAAGTATGATACATCTGTGAGCGCACTCTCTAAACTCAACAACATTCAAAATATTCATCATATTAGTATCAACCAAAAGATAGAAACGAGTCAAGCAGTGCAGGTTGAACCTTCTAAACCAGCAGAACAAGCAGCTACTGTAAACTCTGAGTCAACCGTGCCGACTGATGCCTCTCAGGCATCAGTCAACACAGCAACACCAGCAGTGACTTATGTCGTTAAAGCAGGTGATACACTTGGTGCCATCTCAAGCAAGCAAGGCGTCAGTGTTGCAGAGATCGTCAAACAGTCTAACCTTCAGGATGCTAACCTGATTTATGTTGGTCAAACACTCCTCATCAAACCTGAAGTCAAGGCAAAGCCACGTATCGTTCCCAAAGTAATCCCTGCTGTAACCTATAAGGTTAAAGCAGGAGAATCTCTTTGGCAAATTGCCAATGCTGAAAAAGTAACAATTGCTGAGATTGTTAACCATTCAGGTATTCATAATGCCAACTTGATCTATGTCGGCCAAGAATTAATCATCAAACCTGCTGTCACAATCTATGTAGGTGGTGCACTCAGTATCTCAGCATCAGATTTAGCCAAACAAGCAGGACTTTCTGAAACAGCTGCACAAAATGCGATTGATATCGCCAATCACTTGATGGGACAAGAAGGCTTTACTGTGCAAGGTGCTGCTGGTACTTTAGCCGTAGCTCAACGCGAATCAGGATTTAATCCTGAAGCCATTAATCCCTCTGGTGGTGTAGCTGGTATCTTCCAATGGTCTGGCTGGTCAAATAACATCAACGGCAATCGTTGGGGTCGGGCTAGTGAAAAAACATTGTCGATGCCCGTTCAACTAGAACTGGTCTCTACCGAACTAAACAGTAATTTTAAAAACGTCAAAACTTTAGTAGGCAATGCTACTGATCCTAAACAAGCAAGTTTAGATTGGACTGTTTATTATGAAGGGGTTGCCTTAAGTGACCCGCAAACAAAAGAGAAAGCACTATTGGCTAATGCTGAAAAATGGTACGATCTACTTAAAGACCATGTAACCGGTACAGAGGCAGATGCAGTTGATGTCCCGTTTGATGTTACCAAAGGCGCTTATAGCAGCACTGGAAATACCTATGCTTCTGGTCAATGTACTTGGTATGTGAAAGACATATTCAAGGCACGCATGGGCGATTACTGGGGAAATGCCAAAGACTGGGCAGCTTCAGCAAAACGTGAGGGCGTTCCAGTTGACCATAACCCAATAGCCAACCAAACGATTGCTGTCTTTCAACCTGGTAGTGCTGGGGCAGATGCAACCTATGGCCACGTTGCAGTTGTTATCGGTGTAAATGGCGATAGCATAACGATCAAAGAGATGAACGGTGCAGCAGGAATTGGCAAAACAAATACAAGAGTCATTCCTAAATCAGCTGCAACTTATATTCATATGACCTATTAA
- a CDS encoding ABC transporter substrate-binding protein — protein MKKMSKVLVGVITAAAVMTLASCAPPGAARSANGNAIGKTFKIGYDIEMTGALAAYGKGSERGADMAVAELNASGGINGKKIEVSKKDNKSDNAESATVAANLMSNDKVNAVIGTNASSQTKAMIPNATKFAVPIVAPTSTNDELTHKGNQVEKYVFRAIFPDSFQGKVISDFVTNSLKDDAVAVYYDNSSDYAKGLFQNFKDKYKGKIVEVATYQAGEKDFQAQLSKLSNEKFGTLIVLGYYQEAGILVKQARDLGMSMPIVGGDVLADPTFTALAGEKAATNVYFVSGFSSLKPANNKTEAFIKKYKEKYGTVPSTYEACAYDAVMMVKAAATAENAKTSVDIAKGLAKLQDFKGVTGTITINKFHDPVKSAYLVKLEKGKEVSAEVVNPQ, from the coding sequence ATGAAAAAAATGTCTAAAGTTTTGGTGGGTGTGATAACTGCAGCAGCAGTCATGACACTGGCCTCTTGTGCACCTCCAGGAGCTGCTAGGAGTGCTAATGGCAATGCTATCGGCAAAACATTTAAGATCGGGTATGATATTGAAATGACTGGCGCCCTAGCCGCGTATGGTAAAGGGAGTGAACGTGGTGCTGACATGGCAGTCGCAGAACTAAATGCTTCTGGCGGCATAAATGGTAAAAAAATTGAAGTCAGCAAGAAGGACAACAAATCTGATAATGCCGAGTCAGCAACGGTTGCCGCAAATTTGATGTCAAATGATAAGGTCAATGCTGTTATTGGGACGAATGCCTCTTCCCAAACTAAGGCGATGATTCCTAACGCGACTAAATTTGCAGTGCCCATTGTTGCCCCAACATCAACTAATGATGAGTTGACACACAAGGGAAATCAAGTTGAGAAGTATGTATTTCGTGCCATTTTCCCGGATTCATTCCAAGGGAAAGTCATCTCTGATTTTGTAACAAATAGCTTAAAGGATGACGCGGTCGCAGTCTACTATGACAACTCATCGGACTATGCAAAGGGTCTCTTTCAAAACTTTAAAGATAAGTATAAAGGTAAAATTGTCGAAGTGGCTACTTATCAAGCTGGTGAAAAAGACTTCCAGGCTCAACTATCTAAATTATCAAATGAAAAATTTGGGACACTCATTGTATTAGGTTACTATCAAGAGGCGGGTATCCTTGTCAAACAAGCCCGTGACTTAGGAATGTCAATGCCAATTGTTGGGGGCGATGTGTTAGCAGATCCTACCTTTACAGCATTAGCAGGAGAAAAAGCTGCTACTAATGTCTATTTTGTATCAGGTTTTTCAAGTTTAAAACCGGCAAACAATAAGACAGAGGCTTTTATCAAAAAATATAAGGAAAAATATGGCACAGTACCTTCTACCTATGAAGCCTGTGCTTACGATGCGGTCATGATGGTTAAAGCGGCGGCAACTGCTGAAAATGCTAAAACGTCAGTTGATATCGCTAAAGGCCTTGCTAAATTGCAGGATTTCAAGGGTGTGACTGGTACGATTACAATTAACAAGTTTCATGATCCAGTTAAATCTGCCTATCTTGTCAAGCTTGAAAAAGGCAAAGAAGTATCTGCTGAAGTGGTTAACCCGCAATAG